In the genome of Bradyrhizobium arachidis, one region contains:
- a CDS encoding tetratricopeptide repeat protein encodes MMCRSIGRVFGLLCSVTIGATAMARADEASNDRVIAEKTEIIAGDPTNAVAYELRGEAYYLKRDWTRAFEDCGAAIRIDPNFGRAYNCRGRAYSAKGDRDHAMADYNEAIRLDPGYGPSYTSRALEYLNKRDFDLAITGFTEAIERNPKQAYFAFIKRGEAYAGKGDTDRAVADYNEAMRRNPAAAWPYELRSVVHFDKGEIDAALDDCNTAVRLEPGNAGGHYCRAIVLLKRNDIDNAIHELDDVTRIMPSFEKAYLARALAWHRKGDDKRAIADFDEAIRLQPGNSAAYNNRAAAFRDMGENERALADYNEAIRLDPNNQIALANRGILYMKLSDAKHARADFNSVLALPPTDKWAVDTAREGLGFLK; translated from the coding sequence ATGATGTGCCGTTCGATCGGCAGGGTCTTTGGTCTGCTCTGTTCTGTCACCATCGGCGCCACGGCAATGGCCCGTGCAGACGAGGCGTCCAACGACCGCGTCATCGCCGAGAAGACCGAGATCATCGCGGGCGATCCGACCAATGCGGTTGCCTATGAGCTGCGCGGCGAAGCTTACTACCTCAAGCGCGACTGGACTCGTGCCTTCGAGGATTGCGGCGCTGCGATCCGAATCGATCCGAATTTCGGGCGCGCCTATAACTGCCGCGGCCGCGCCTATTCGGCGAAAGGCGATCGCGATCATGCCATGGCCGATTACAACGAGGCCATTCGCCTCGATCCCGGCTATGGACCGTCCTACACCTCCCGCGCCCTCGAATATCTCAACAAGCGCGATTTCGATCTCGCGATCACTGGTTTCACCGAGGCCATCGAGCGCAATCCCAAGCAAGCCTATTTTGCTTTCATCAAGAGGGGCGAAGCGTACGCAGGGAAGGGCGACACCGATCGTGCCGTCGCCGACTACAACGAGGCGATGCGGCGCAATCCCGCCGCCGCATGGCCCTACGAGCTGCGAAGCGTCGTCCATTTCGACAAGGGCGAGATCGACGCGGCTCTCGACGACTGCAACACCGCCGTCCGTCTGGAGCCGGGGAATGCCGGCGGCCACTATTGCCGGGCCATCGTTCTCCTGAAAAGGAACGACATCGACAATGCCATCCACGAGCTCGATGACGTCACCAGGATCATGCCGTCTTTCGAGAAGGCATATCTCGCACGCGCCCTCGCCTGGCACAGAAAGGGCGACGATAAGCGTGCCATTGCCGATTTCGACGAAGCGATTCGGCTGCAGCCGGGAAATTCGGCCGCCTACAACAATCGCGCCGCCGCGTTTCGCGACATGGGTGAGAACGAACGTGCGCTCGCCGACTACAACGAGGCAATCCGGCTCGATCCCAACAACCAAATCGCCCTGGCCAATCGGGGCATCCTCTATATGAAACTGTCCGACGCCAAACATGCGCGCGCGGATTTCAACAGCGTGCTCGCGCTGCCGCCGACCGACAAATGGGCCGTGGACACCGCGCGCGAAGGGCTTGGCTTTTTGAAGTGA
- the ptsN gene encoding PTS IIA-like nitrogen regulatory protein PtsN, translated as MPITDLVAPEAILPALKVNSKKQALQELAAKAAELTGQNERSVFEVLLQREKLGTTAVGYGVAIPHGKLPKLEKIFGLFARLDRPIDFEAMDGQPVDLVFLLLAPEGAGADHLKALARIARLLRDQDIAKKLRASRDAQAIYSVLALPPATAA; from the coding sequence ATGCCGATTACCGATCTGGTCGCACCCGAGGCGATTCTCCCGGCATTGAAGGTCAACAGCAAGAAGCAGGCGCTTCAGGAACTTGCGGCCAAGGCTGCCGAGTTGACCGGACAGAACGAACGCTCCGTGTTCGAGGTGCTGCTCCAGCGCGAGAAGCTCGGCACCACCGCGGTCGGCTATGGCGTCGCCATTCCCCACGGCAAGCTGCCCAAGCTGGAAAAGATTTTTGGCCTGTTCGCGCGGCTCGATCGCCCGATCGATTTCGAGGCGATGGATGGCCAGCCGGTCGATCTCGTCTTCCTGCTGCTCGCCCCCGAAGGTGCCGGCGCCGATCACCTCAAGGCTCTCGCCCGCATCGCCCGCCTGCTCCGCGACCAGGACATCGCCAAGAAGCTCCGCGCCTCGCGCGATGCCCAGGCGATCTATTCGGTGCTGGCCCTGCCGCCGGCAACGGCGGCGTAA
- the hpf gene encoding ribosome hibernation-promoting factor, HPF/YfiA family, with protein sequence MTLRISGKSVSVGEALRGRVTDRTEEVLRKYFDGNYSGHITLSKDGFGFRTDCALHLDSGITLEADSNAPDAYASADQALIMIEKRLKRYKSRLKDRSARKAHVASAALAALDATAYVLEAPGESEDDDEVTGYNPVIIAEATTSLKQLSVSEAVMELDLTGAPCLVFQHGSSGRVNIIYRRADGNVGWIDPPGGKADGKASG encoded by the coding sequence ATGACTCTTCGGATTTCGGGAAAGAGCGTCAGCGTCGGCGAGGCCCTGCGTGGCCGCGTGACCGACCGGACTGAAGAGGTCCTGCGCAAGTATTTCGATGGCAATTATTCCGGCCACATCACGCTGTCCAAGGATGGCTTCGGCTTCCGTACCGACTGTGCGCTGCATCTCGATTCGGGAATTACGCTGGAGGCCGATTCGAACGCGCCGGACGCCTATGCCAGTGCCGACCAGGCGCTGATCATGATCGAGAAGCGGCTCAAGCGTTACAAGAGCCGCCTCAAGGACCGCTCCGCCCGCAAGGCTCATGTCGCCTCTGCGGCGCTGGCTGCCCTCGACGCCACCGCTTACGTGCTGGAGGCCCCAGGGGAGAGTGAGGACGACGACGAGGTCACCGGCTACAACCCCGTGATCATCGCCGAGGCCACCACCTCCCTGAAGCAGCTCTCGGTCAGCGAAGCGGTCATGGAACTGGACCTGACCGGGGCGCCCTGCCTGGTGTTCCAGCATGGTTCCAGCGGCCGGGTGAACATCATCTATCGCCGGGCCGACGGCAATGTCGGCTGGATCGACCCGCCGGGCGGAAAGGCCGACGGCAAGGCCAGTGGCTAG
- the rpoN gene encoding RNA polymerase factor sigma-54, with protein MALTQRLEFRQSQSLVMTPQLMQAIKLLQLSNLDLTTFVEEELERNPLLERANDEAPGGETPAEAGQFSDHDGEDSGSQGDSDGFGGSGDAFEPGQEEWMSKDLGTRAEIEQTLDTGLDNVFSEEPAEAAARNAQDAAPSVYTEWGGGASGDEDYNLEAFVAAEMTLSDHLAEQLSVAFTAPAQRMIGQYLIDLVDEAGYLPPDLGQAAERLGASQKDVEDVLAVLQKFDPPGVCARNLSECLAIQLRELDRYDPAMQALVEHLDLLAKRDIASLRKLCGVDDEDIADMIGEIRRLNPKPGMKFGSARLQTMVPDVYVRPGPDGGWHVELNSDTLPRVLVNQTYYSELSKKIGKDGDKSYFTDALQNATWLVRALDQRARTILKVATEIVRQQDGFFTHGVAHLRPLNLKAVADAIQMHESTVSRVTANKYMATNRGTFELKYFFTASIASADGGEAHSAEAVRHHIKQLIDSEEPSAILSDDTIVERLRASGIDIARRTVAKYREAMRIPSSVQRRRDKQSALGNVLSNALSDRSRNTEPA; from the coding sequence ATGGCGCTTACGCAGAGATTAGAGTTCCGGCAATCGCAGTCGCTGGTCATGACGCCGCAGCTGATGCAGGCGATCAAGCTGCTGCAATTGTCCAATCTCGATCTCACGACCTTCGTGGAGGAGGAACTCGAGCGTAACCCCCTGCTGGAGCGGGCCAATGACGAGGCCCCCGGCGGCGAGACCCCGGCCGAGGCCGGCCAGTTCAGCGACCACGATGGCGAAGATTCAGGCAGCCAGGGCGATAGTGACGGCTTTGGTGGCAGCGGCGACGCTTTCGAGCCCGGCCAGGAAGAATGGATGAGCAAGGATCTCGGCACCCGCGCCGAGATCGAGCAGACCCTGGACACGGGCCTCGACAACGTCTTCTCCGAGGAGCCGGCCGAGGCCGCCGCGCGCAACGCGCAGGACGCCGCGCCGAGCGTCTACACCGAGTGGGGCGGCGGCGCCTCCGGTGACGAGGACTACAATCTCGAAGCCTTCGTCGCCGCCGAGATGACGCTGTCGGACCATCTCGCCGAGCAGCTCTCGGTCGCCTTCACCGCGCCGGCGCAGCGGATGATCGGCCAGTACCTGATCGACCTCGTCGACGAGGCCGGCTATCTGCCACCCGATCTCGGCCAGGCTGCCGAGCGTCTTGGCGCATCGCAAAAGGACGTCGAGGACGTCCTTGCCGTGCTGCAAAAATTCGATCCGCCGGGCGTCTGCGCGCGCAATCTGAGCGAATGCCTCGCGATCCAGCTCCGCGAGCTCGACCGCTACGATCCCGCGATGCAGGCCCTGGTCGAGCATCTCGATCTGCTGGCCAAGCGCGACATCGCGAGCTTGCGCAAGCTCTGCGGCGTCGACGACGAGGACATCGCCGACATGATCGGCGAGATCCGCCGGCTCAATCCCAAGCCCGGCATGAAATTCGGCTCGGCCCGTTTGCAGACCATGGTGCCCGACGTCTATGTCCGTCCGGGTCCCGATGGCGGCTGGCATGTCGAGCTCAACAGCGACACCTTGCCGCGCGTGCTTGTCAACCAGACCTACTATTCCGAGCTATCGAAGAAGATCGGTAAGGACGGCGACAAGTCCTATTTCACCGACGCGCTGCAGAATGCGACCTGGCTGGTGCGCGCGCTCGACCAGCGCGCCCGCACCATCCTCAAGGTTGCGACCGAGATCGTGCGCCAGCAGGACGGCTTCTTCACCCATGGCGTCGCGCATCTGCGGCCGCTGAATCTGAAGGCCGTCGCCGACGCCATCCAGATGCATGAATCCACGGTGTCGCGCGTCACCGCCAACAAATACATGGCGACAAATCGCGGCACATTCGAATTGAAATATTTCTTCACGGCGTCGATCGCTTCGGCCGACGGCGGCGAAGCGCACTCCGCTGAAGCGGTGCGTCACCACATCAAGCAGCTGATCGATTCGGAAGAACCCTCGGCGATCCTGTCGGATGATACCATCGTGGAACGCTTGCGCGCCTCGGGCATTGATATTGCCCGCCGCACGGTCGCGAAGTACCGCGAAGCCATGCGCATCCCGTCCTCGGTGCAACGTCGCCGCGACAAGCAGAGCGCCCTTGGTAACGTCCTCTCCAACGCACTGTCCGACCGCTCCCGCAACACCGAACCGGCCTGA
- the lptB gene encoding LPS export ABC transporter ATP-binding protein yields MVDLFSMFRRRPAKRGRPGFARDITALGDSVGGLVTSPVRDAPPIARDQPMHAPDHYQGDYQADYQPEPPRAVHPVRSAAKPNGTGGPQLLRRPGFLAVHSVEKAFGSRQVVRGVSIYVRRGEAVGLLGPNGAGKTTVFYMITGLIKADRGAIELDGHDVTQLPMYQRARLGIGYLPQEASIFRGLTVEQNIRAVLEVVEPSRKKREQQLDSLLDEFNITRLRKSPSIALSGGERRRVEIARALATRPNYMLLDEPFAGIDPIAVGDIQDLVRHLTNRGIGVLITDHNVRETLGLTDRAYIVYAGEILTEGSPDEIVADPDVRRLYLGEEFRL; encoded by the coding sequence ATGGTCGATCTATTCAGCATGTTCCGTCGGCGCCCCGCCAAACGCGGCCGGCCAGGATTTGCGCGCGACATCACCGCGCTCGGGGACAGCGTCGGGGGCCTCGTGACCAGCCCGGTGCGGGACGCCCCGCCGATCGCCCGTGACCAGCCGATGCACGCACCCGACCATTATCAAGGCGACTATCAGGCCGACTACCAGCCTGAGCCGCCGCGTGCGGTTCACCCCGTCAGGAGCGCTGCCAAGCCGAACGGCACCGGCGGACCGCAGCTGCTGCGCCGTCCGGGCTTCCTGGCTGTGCATAGCGTGGAAAAGGCGTTCGGCAGCCGCCAGGTGGTGCGCGGCGTCAGCATCTATGTGCGCCGCGGCGAAGCGGTCGGCCTGCTCGGCCCGAACGGCGCCGGCAAGACCACCGTGTTCTACATGATCACCGGCCTGATCAAGGCCGATCGCGGCGCGATCGAGCTCGACGGCCACGACGTCACGCAACTCCCGATGTATCAGCGCGCGCGGCTCGGCATCGGCTATCTGCCGCAGGAAGCCTCGATCTTCCGCGGCCTCACCGTCGAGCAGAACATTCGCGCCGTGCTCGAAGTGGTCGAGCCCTCGCGCAAGAAGCGCGAGCAGCAGCTCGATTCGCTGCTCGACGAGTTCAACATCACGCGGCTGCGCAAATCGCCGTCGATCGCGCTGTCAGGCGGTGAGCGCCGCCGAGTCGAGATCGCGCGCGCGCTGGCGACGCGCCCGAACTACATGCTGCTCGACGAGCCCTTCGCCGGCATCGATCCGATCGCGGTCGGCGACATTCAGGACCTCGTGCGCCATCTCACCAATCGCGGCATCGGCGTGCTGATCACCGACCACAATGTCCGCGAAACGCTCGGCCTCACCGACCGCGCCTATATCGTCTATGCCGGTGAGATCCTGACGGAGGGGAGCCCGGACGAGATCGTCGCCGACCCCGACGTTCGCCGGCTTTACCTCGGCGAGGAATTCCGCCTCTAG
- a CDS encoding LptA/OstA family protein: MIRFFPRSEVKVCAILGAAALALGIALTAGSAIAQSTIQGQPNALQGFSQNRDQPIQIEAASLEMRDKKKEATFSGNVKVIQGDTTMTSKTLVVFYESGGGDKPATPQPAAKGAKGAPMQSATPGPGGSSSIKRLEARGNVVVTQKDQVVTGETAVFDTKTNLITMFGGGAGQVVMTQCKNVMRGDRLTVDMTTGVSRVESDSGRGVQVLLPQGAGSDCGSGAPAKPGAAPPSVLPGVGKK; this comes from the coding sequence ATGATCAGGTTTTTTCCGCGCAGCGAAGTCAAAGTGTGCGCCATCCTCGGCGCGGCCGCGCTTGCCCTCGGCATCGCGCTGACGGCGGGTAGCGCGATCGCGCAGAGCACGATACAGGGCCAGCCCAACGCCTTGCAGGGCTTTTCGCAGAATCGCGATCAGCCGATCCAGATCGAGGCCGCCTCGCTCGAGATGCGCGACAAGAAGAAGGAGGCGACCTTCTCCGGCAATGTAAAGGTCATCCAGGGCGACACCACCATGACCTCGAAGACGCTGGTGGTGTTTTACGAATCCGGCGGCGGCGACAAGCCGGCCACGCCGCAACCCGCAGCGAAAGGCGCCAAGGGTGCGCCGATGCAGTCGGCGACGCCGGGCCCGGGCGGCAGCTCCTCGATCAAGCGGCTGGAGGCGCGCGGGAATGTCGTGGTCACCCAGAAGGACCAGGTGGTGACAGGCGAGACCGCCGTGTTCGACACCAAGACCAACCTCATCACCATGTTTGGCGGCGGTGCAGGCCAGGTGGTCATGACCCAGTGCAAGAACGTGATGCGCGGCGACCGGCTGACGGTCGACATGACCACCGGCGTGTCCCGCGTGGAATCCGACAGCGGCCGGGGCGTTCAGGTCCTGCTGCCGCAGGGCGCCGGCAGTGATTGCGGTTCGGGCGCTCCGGCCAAGCCCGGCGCGGCCCCGCCCTCGGTGTTGCCCGGCGTTGGCAAAAAGTAA
- the lptC gene encoding LPS export ABC transporter periplasmic protein LptC codes for MNSAQIPTYDAALAAKFASAARHSRLVRILRIAVPVTVIVSLAAIVAVSTFLNPFQIPIKLDSGNLVVTGTKITMESPHMSGFTPDQRPYELWAKTATQDITDPDHVDLADLRAKVLMEDQSTLFLDARTGRFDNKQQQLDLHKDIFLRTSTGYEARLNSAFVDMGKGTVSSDEHVDVKLTNGTLTADRLRITEGGDVIRFEGNVVMHLDKISTDDVAAPVEQPAPPPAKSKSKSANSR; via the coding sequence GTGAATTCGGCCCAGATTCCCACCTACGACGCCGCGCTTGCGGCGAAGTTTGCCAGCGCGGCGCGCCACAGCCGCCTGGTGCGGATTCTGCGCATCGCGGTGCCGGTGACGGTGATCGTGTCCCTGGCCGCGATCGTCGCCGTCTCGACCTTCCTCAATCCGTTCCAGATCCCGATCAAGCTCGACTCCGGAAATCTCGTGGTGACGGGAACCAAGATCACGATGGAATCGCCGCATATGTCCGGCTTCACGCCGGACCAGCGGCCCTACGAGCTCTGGGCCAAGACCGCGACGCAGGACATCACTGACCCCGATCACGTCGATCTCGCCGATCTGCGCGCCAAGGTGCTGATGGAGGATCAATCCACCCTGTTCCTCGATGCCCGCACCGGCCGCTTCGACAACAAGCAGCAGCAGCTCGACCTGCACAAGGACATCTTCCTGCGCACCTCGACCGGCTATGAGGCGCGGCTGAACTCGGCCTTCGTCGACATGGGCAAAGGCACGGTCTCCTCGGACGAGCACGTCGACGTCAAGCTGACCAACGGCACGCTGACCGCCGATCGCTTACGAATTACGGAAGGTGGCGACGTCATCCGCTTCGAGGGCAATGTCGTGATGCATCTGGACAAGATCAGCACGGATGATGTCGCCGCCCCCGTCGAGCAGCCGGCGCCGCCGCCGGCGAAGTCAAAGAGCAAGTCCGCTAATTCAAGATGA
- a CDS encoding ribonuclease D, giving the protein MTVRLHRGDLPDLSRYTGAVAIDTETMGLNPHRDRLCVVQLSPGDGSADVVQIPKGHTDAPNLKALLANPAITKIFHFARFDVAVLYQTFGVMTGPIYCTKIASRLSRTYTDRHGLKDLVREVLNVDLSKQQQSSDWGSDSLSEPQLAYAASDVLHLHALRERLDAMLVREGRTALAKACFDFLPTRALLDLQGWAEEDIFAHS; this is encoded by the coding sequence ATGACCGTACGCCTGCACCGCGGCGACCTGCCCGACCTGTCCCGCTACACCGGAGCGGTGGCGATCGACACCGAGACCATGGGGCTGAACCCGCACCGCGACCGGCTCTGCGTGGTACAGCTCTCGCCCGGCGACGGCAGCGCCGACGTGGTGCAGATCCCCAAGGGTCATACCGACGCGCCGAACCTGAAGGCCCTGCTGGCCAATCCCGCCATCACCAAGATCTTCCACTTTGCGCGGTTCGACGTCGCGGTGCTGTACCAGACCTTTGGCGTCATGACCGGGCCGATCTACTGCACCAAGATCGCCTCCCGCCTGTCCCGTACCTATACCGACCGCCATGGCCTGAAGGACCTCGTGCGCGAGGTGCTCAATGTCGATCTCTCCAAGCAGCAGCAGTCCAGCGACTGGGGTTCCGACAGCCTGTCCGAGCCGCAACTCGCCTATGCCGCGTCCGACGTGCTGCATCTGCATGCCCTGCGCGAGCGGCTCGATGCCATGCTGGTGCGGGAAGGCCGCACAGCGCTGGCCAAGGCCTGTTTCGACTTCCTGCCGACCCGCGCCCTGCTCGACCTCCAGGGCTGGGCCGAAGAGGACATTTTTGCGCATTCCTGA
- a CDS encoding UbiA family prenyltransferase gives MEQPARQHDFGTPEPSAAAARTLVIDLEGALLRSELLMEALFSSPGRLLARFGAGGRPGMAALTDVLAQADIDYAHLPYDSGVLNQALAARARGEKIYLAASRFARHAAGIAAHLGFDGVVTPADLAAGDKLPFDRGSIERIESRAHARASFKTWANALRVYQYAKNTLVFVPAITAHQMNLATLGYALLAFMAFSACASGAYLMNDLLDLGADRQHPTKRHRALASGELPISSALLAIPALWLFAVAASLCISPLFLGVLGAYLATTIAYSLVLKRKMLVDVVTLAGLYSLRIVAGAVGVGVVLSEWLLIFSLFVFTSLALIKRFSELSMRESAGLADPSNRDYRITDLHVIAAMAAASAMNAVTVFSLYVSSTAVTPLYGRPWMLWLLNPLLLYWFGRALMMAHRREMPDDPILYAFRDGPSRITVAAMICIMLAAI, from the coding sequence ATGGAGCAGCCCGCCCGGCAGCATGATTTTGGCACGCCCGAGCCGTCGGCCGCGGCGGCGCGGACGCTCGTCATCGACCTCGAAGGCGCGCTGCTGCGGTCCGAGCTGCTGATGGAGGCGCTGTTCTCCAGCCCCGGCCGTCTGCTGGCTCGCTTCGGCGCGGGCGGGCGCCCAGGCATGGCGGCGCTCACGGATGTCCTCGCGCAGGCCGACATCGACTACGCCCACCTGCCCTACGATTCCGGGGTGCTGAACCAGGCGCTGGCGGCGCGGGCGCGGGGCGAGAAGATTTATCTGGCAGCGAGCCGCTTCGCCCGTCATGCCGCGGGCATCGCCGCGCATCTCGGCTTTGATGGCGTCGTGACGCCGGCCGATCTTGCTGCGGGCGACAAGCTGCCGTTCGATCGCGGCTCCATCGAGCGCATCGAGAGCCGCGCCCACGCGCGCGCGAGCTTCAAGACCTGGGCCAACGCGCTGCGCGTCTATCAATACGCCAAGAACACGCTGGTGTTCGTGCCTGCGATCACCGCGCATCAGATGAATCTCGCCACGCTCGGCTATGCCCTGCTGGCGTTCATGGCGTTCTCGGCCTGTGCGTCGGGCGCCTATCTGATGAACGATCTCTTGGATCTTGGCGCCGACCGCCAGCATCCGACCAAGCGCCATCGCGCGCTTGCGTCAGGTGAGCTGCCAATCTCCTCCGCGCTGCTTGCGATCCCTGCCCTGTGGCTGTTCGCGGTCGCAGCCTCCCTCTGCATCTCGCCGCTGTTCCTCGGCGTGCTCGGCGCCTATCTCGCCACCACCATCGCCTATTCGCTCGTGCTCAAGCGCAAGATGCTGGTCGATGTCGTCACGCTTGCCGGGCTCTATAGCCTGCGCATCGTCGCCGGCGCGGTCGGCGTCGGCGTGGTGCTGTCGGAATGGCTGCTGATCTTCTCGCTGTTCGTGTTCACCTCGCTGGCGCTGATCAAGCGCTTCAGCGAGCTCAGCATGCGCGAGAGCGCAGGGCTCGCCGATCCCTCCAACCGCGACTACAGGATCACCGACCTTCATGTCATCGCCGCGATGGCGGCGGCAAGCGCGATGAATGCGGTGACGGTGTTCTCGCTCTATGTGTCGTCAACGGCGGTGACGCCGCTGTACGGCCGTCCCTGGATGCTGTGGCTGCTCAACCCGCTGCTGCTGTACTGGTTCGGCCGCGCCTTGATGATGGCGCACCGCCGCGAGATGCCTGATGATCCTATTCTCTACGCGTTCCGCGACGGCCCCAGCCGCATCACGGTCGCGGCGATGATCTGCATCATGCTGGCCGCGATCTGA